From the Kitasatospora atroaurantiaca genome, the window TCCTGATCCTGGACGAGCCCGCCGAGCACCTCGACCTGCCCACGGCCGACGCCCTCACCGCCGACCTGCTCGCCGCCACCGCAGGCCGCACCACCCTCCTCATCACCCACCGCCTGGCCGGCCTCTCCGACGAATCCGTCGACGAGGTGCTCGTCCTCGACCACGGCAGGGTCGCCGAACGCGGCACCTGGTCCGAGCTGATCAACCGCCCCGACAGCCACCTCGCGACCATGTGGCACCGCGAGCAACAGACCGACACGCTGCTCCCCACCGCCTGACTACCCTCCCAAACCGGGGCAAACTACGCTCGCCTCATGGAGACCCCACCCGCCGAGAGCTCCCCCGCCGAGCGCGCCGAGCGCGCCGGGAGCTCACCGGACCAGGCCCCCCACCGAGTCCCCGAGATCGCCTCACTCGGCCTCGACACCCTGGTCACCGAGGTCTCCGAGCGCCTGCAGTCCGCCGCCGCCGTCACCGACCGGATGCAGCGGCTCCTCGAAGCCGTCGTGTCCGTCGGCGCCGGGCTCGACCTGCACGCCACCCTCCAGCGCATCGCCACCGCCGCCGCCGAACTGGTCGACGCCAAGTACGCGGCCCTCGGCGTGATCTCCCCGCAAGGGCACGGCCTCTCCGACTTCATCCACGTCGGCGTGGACGACGCCACCGCCGCCGCGATCGGTGAACTGCCCACCGGACGCGGCATCCTCGGCGTGCTGATCGACCGACCGGAGCCGCTCCGCCTGGCCGACCTCGCGGGTGACCCCCGCTCCTCCGGCTTCCCCCCGCACCATCCGCCGATGAAGTCCTTCCTCGGCGAGCCGATCCGGGTACGCGACGAGGTCTTCGGCAACCTCTATCTGACCGAGAAACTGAACGGCAACGCCTTCACCCCGGAGGACGCCCAGGTGGTGCACGCCCTCGCGGCCGCCGCCGGCGTCGCCATCGAGAACTCCCGGCTGTACGAGGAGGGCCGCCGCCGCGAGCGCTGGATCGCGGGCGCGGCCGCCGTCACGACCGCCCTGCTCTCCACGGACGAGGCGCAGTCCGCCCTCACCGTCGCCGCCGAGCAGGTCCAGGAGCTCGCGGACGCCGCCCTCGGCATGATCCTGCTGCCGACCGGCGACGGGCAGATGCGGGTCGCCCACGCCTCCGGCGAGGCCGCCGAGTTCGTGACCGGCGAGCTGCTGCCCGTCACCAGCTTCGCGTCCCGGCTGATCGCGGGCGAGAGCGTCTACATCGAGGACATGTCCACCGACCCCACCGTGGGGCTCCGACTGGCCCGCAGCTTCGGGGCCTCGATGGCCGTCCCGATGATCGCCACCGGGCGGGTGCTCGGCGGGCTCTGCGTCTGGCGGCGCCGGGGCGCGCCGCCGTTCACGGACGCCGAGAAGCTGCTCGCCGAGACCTTCGCCTCGCAGTCCGCCCTCGCCCTGCGCCTCGCCGAAGGGCAGCGCGACCAACAGCGCCTGGCCGTCTTCCAGGACCGTGACCGGATCGCCCGCGACCTCCACGACCTCGTCATCCAGCGGCTCTTCGCCACCGGGATGATGCTGGAGAGCGCAGCCCGCCGCTCGGTCGTCCCCGAGGTGCAGGCCGGGATCGGCAAGGCCGTCGACGAACTGGACGCCACCATCCAGGAGGTCCGCACCACCATCTACGCCCTCCAGCACGACGACCACGGCGACGAGCCGGACAACCTCCGCACCCGCGTGCTGCGCGAGGGCAGCCAGGCCGCGGCCGCACTCGGCTTCAAGCCGTCCGTCACCTTCATGGGCCCGGTCGAGAGCCTGGTTGGCGAGAAGACGGGCCGCCAACTCCTGGCGGCACTACGCGAGATGCTCTCCAACACGGCCCGCCACGCCCGGGCCTCCCGGGTCGGCGTGGAGGTCGACGCCACCGTTCACCTCGACGCCGACGGCCACCCGGTCTCCGGCGACCCGGAGTCGCTCGACCGGGCCGGCCGGCCCGGCGTCCTGCTCACGGTCACCGACGACGGCGTGGGCATCCCGGACGGCGGCCGCCGCAGCGGCCTGCGCAACCTCACCCGCCGTGCCGAGACCCTCGGCGGCGACGCCTGGCACGAGCCGGGCCCCCACGGCAAGGGCACCCGAGTCCGCTGGTCCGCCCGCCTCTAGCCCTAACGCCAACCCCAGCCCCACTCCTAGCTGTTCGAGCCCTGCGGGGTGCTTAGCAGCAACTCCTCCACCACAGCCGCCACCCCGTCCTGCTCATTGCTGACGGTGTGCTGCGCGACGGCCGCCAGCACCTCGGGGTGGGCGTTCGCGACGGCGTACGAGGAGCCGGCCCAGGCGAGCATCTCCAGGTCGTTCGGCATGTCGCCGAAGGCCAGGACCTCCGAGCGGTCGATGCCCTGCTCCCGACACCAACTGGCCAGCGTGCTGGCCTTGGTGACGCCCAGCGAGCTGATCTCCAGCAGCGGTACGGGCGCGGACCGGGTGATCTCGGCGAGATGGCCGGCCACCCGCCGGGCGCGGGCGAGGAACTCGTCCGGGTCGAGGTCGGGGTGCTTGGCGAGCAGCTTGAACAGACCGTCCACCCGACCGTCGGCCAGCAGCTCCTCGGCCGGTGCGACCGCGTGCTCCTCGTCGTCGCCCCACATCCGCAGCTCGTACCCGGGCTCACGGGCCCACCCGCGCGGGTGCTCGAAGGCGAAGGCGGTGCCCGGCAGCTCGGCGCGCAGCGTGGTGATCACGGTGAGCGTGTCCGCGACGGCCAGCGGGAAGGTCTCCAGGAGCTCGCCTCGCCGTACGTCGACGATGGCGCCGCCGTTGGAGCAGATCGCCACCCCGTGACCGCCGATGTGCGGGCTGACCTGCTGCATCCAGCGGGGTGGGCGGCCGGTCACGAACACCACCTGGATTCCGGCCGCCTCGGCGGCGGCCAGCGCGGCGGCCGTCCGCTCGGAGACGGTGCCGCCGGTGCACAGCAGGGTGCCGTCGAGGTCGGTGGCGATCAGGCGGGGGCGGCGTCGGGTGGTGGTGGTCACCGGTCCATCTTCGCTCACCGCACCTTCTCTGCCTCCGCCCCGGCCGTCCCTTTCACCTCCGCCCGCCCGCCGGGCCCCTGCCTGCAGCCCTCAGCCCCCGCCCCCCGCCCCCCGCCCTCTGCCCTCTCCTCTGCCCTCAGCCCTCCCGGCCTCTCTCACCCCGCCGACCCCGCAGGCCGAAGATCCGCCCCAGCAGCGAGGAGCGCTTCCCCGCCCGCGAAGCCTCGCCGGCGGCCCGCGCCCGCCCGACCATCTCCGTGCTGATCCGCTCGCCCTCCTCGTCGGGCTCGGCGTGGTCCCGGTCGATCGCCGCGAGCAGCTCCGAGGCCAGTCCGAGAGCCGCCTCGTCCGTCCACGGGCAGGCCAGCATCAGCGAGCAGAGCGAGCTCAGGATGGTGACCTCGCGGGACCGGTACGCCTGCGCGCCCGCCAGCAGCCGCTCGCCCACCAGGTGCCCGACGTCCTCGCGGACCGCCGGATCGACCCAGGCCGCCGTGACCAGCGCGAACCCGGCCGCCTCGGAGACCCAGTCCTCGGAGCCGAACAGCAGGTCGACCAGCACCTCGCGCCGCGCGGAGCCGGCCCACGGCTGGTCGGTGCGGTGGTGCAGGATGCCGAGGCAGGCGAAGGCCTGGACGCTCCGGACCCACAGCTCGGGTCGCCGCTCCAGCAGCCATCGCCCCTGTTCGTCCTCGCGCGGCAGCGGCGGGTGGGCCAGTACTCCCACCAGGTCGTCGAGGCCCAGACCCGCCAGCCGGACGGCACGGTCGTACGCGGCCGGGATGCACGGCCAGACCACCTCGGCCGTCTCCCGGATGAGCTCCGCAGCCGCCAGCGAGGGCGCCGACACGGCCGGGTGGGGGTGGAAGCCCTCGTAACGCCAGATCCGGGTGCCGACCTCGCGCAGCGGCACGCGCGGGTCCGGCTCGGCGGGGCTGTGGTAGACGATCTCGGAGTTGGGGAAGCCGTGGCGGAGGGCGAGCAGCGAGCTCGGCGGTTCCAGCGTCGAGGCGGCGAAGTGGATCTCGTGGTCCCGGCCGGACTTCGGGCTCGCCAGCATCTGGTGCAGCGCGTGCACCGACGCCTCCTGCGCGGCGTGGACCTGGTCGAGCCAGGGCCGGCCGTCGCTGAACCTGGCCAGCAGCTGGGCGGCGTACTCGTGCTCGGGGTGCTCGCGCAGGTGGTCCGCCAGGGCGAGCAGCTGGGCCGTTCCGCCGTCGATCTGGTGGCGGAGCCCCAGCAGCGCGGGCGCGGCCTTCGGATGGTCCGGCTCGGTGGCCAGGACCCGCTCCAGCCAGGGCAGCCCCTCGGCGGGGCGGCCGGTGGCCGCGTACAACTCGGCGACGTCGACGTGCAGATAGGCGTCGGACGGGTCGCGTTCCAGCTCGTCCTGCCACACGGCCAGGGCCTCGTCGCTGCGCCCGGCGGCACGCAGGGCGTTGCCGAGCATCACGGCGGCGATGTGCCCGGGCGTGATCCCGTACGCCTCCCGGGCCAGCCGGACGGCCCGGCCGGTGTCGCCGAGCCGCCGGGCGAGCCCGGAGGCCATGGCCAGCAGCAGCGGCTGTTCCGGGTGCCGGGTGACCATGGCCCGGATGAAGGCGTCGAAGGGCAGCAGCGCCTCGCGCAGCGCTTGCGGCAGCGGCTCGGGCAGGCCGCCGGCCGCGCGGGCGACGGCCTCGGCGGCGGCCCGCGGGGAGACCAGCTCGGGCAGGTCGCCCCGGGTGAGCCAGGCCGCGTGCGCCCACGGGCGGTCGGGTTCCGCCCTGATCGCGGCCGCGATCAGCCCTACGGCCTCCTCCCACTGCCCGGCGGCGGCCTGCAGGTGCGCCCGGCAGACGACCTCGCCGATGAACGGGCGCTCCAACGGGAAGAGCTCCAGGGCGGCTTCGGTCCCACCCGCGCGAACGGCGAGTTCGGCCAGCGCCTCGTGGACCTCGGGCAGTTGGGGATCGGTCGCCATCGCGAAGGCCAGGTGGGTCGCGGCGTGCCGGAGGTCCCCGCTGTCGGCGGCCAGCCGGGCGACGGCCACCTCGCCCTCGGCCTCCAGCCGTTCGTCCCCGCAGCCGGTCGTGTTCGGATCGTGCATCCCGTCCCCCTGTTGCCCTTCGGTCGGTACCGATCAGGCACGCTACCGACCGCGCGACGGGGGACGCCCGGGAGGGGTGGCCTGCGCCTCCCCTCCCGGACGGTGGGTCAGGAGACGCGCAGGGTCAGGGCGGCGGTGTGCAGGGTGCCGCCGGTGCGGAACTGCAGGAAGAGCCGCCAGTCACCGGACTTGGGCAGTTCGGCGTGGAACGGCAGGGTCGGGCCGCCCCCGTCGCCGGTGGCCGCGGTCTCGGGGTGCAGGTGCGCGAAGGACAGGTCGCCCGCGTGGAAGGCGGTCAGGTGGGCGTACGTCTCCAGGTACGGCTGCAGGTCGGTGACCGGCTTGCCGTCCTTGGCGATGCCGACCTTCAGCTCGCCCGCCTTCCCCGCCACCGGGCTGCCCTCGACCGTGACGGTGTAGCCGTCGGCCGTGGTGCTGCCGGCGGCGGCCGGGAGGGGAGCGTCCGTGGCGGCGCCGGGGACGGTGACGGTACGGCTCAGGACCAGTCCGGTGCCCCGGCCGGGCCCGCTGTCCGGCGTGAAGGACGCGTACAGCCGCCAGCTGCCCGGCTGCAGCGCGTCGAGCGGGGCCGTCCAGGTGCCGTCGGCGGCCATCGTCGGGTGCAGGTGCTGGAAGCCGGTCAGGTCCGAGCGGACGGCGTAGAAGTGCATCTGCTTGGTCTGGTCGACGGCGAAGGCGGTCACCGGCCTGCCGTCCGGCCCGGTGACACTGAACCGGTACTCGGCCGCCGCGCCCGCCGGGAGGGTGGTCGCTGCCGCGTCCAGGCGGTAGCCGCCCAGCTCGGCGGCGAGGCCGTCGGTCGCGGCCTTCATGGCGGCCATGTCGTGGCCGCCGGCGCCGGCCGACGTGCCGGTGCTCGGTGAGGAAGCGGCCGATCCGTGGGACATGCCGGGCATGCTGCTGTGGTCGGTCGAGGAGCCGCAGGCGGCCAGCGTCAGCGTGAGTGCGGCAGCGGCGGCAACGGCGGTCAGGGTACGGCGGGTTGACGAGTGCACGGAGATCTCTCCAGGTGGGTGCGGCCGCCGTGGTGGCGGCGCGTGGGTGAGCGGGGCCGCGGCACCCGGACTCCTGTGGGGGAGCCCGGGGCGGGCCCTGTCACGTCCGCGACACGCACACCTGGAGCAGCAGCGCACGCCCGGCGGGCGGCGCGCGGGAGCCGTCGGCCGTACCGGCCGGAGACCTGACGGCTGCCGGGGTCGGGAGCGGCGGCTCGAGAGCGGCCAGTACGCCCGGCCCGGCGAGCGGCACGCCGCCACGGGCCTGGGTGGACACGCAGGTCACCGAGCCCTGGGCGGGGTGGTGGGCCGCCGCTGCGGCGTGCTCCGCGGGTGCCTGCTCCTCGGCCACGGAGTGCTCGGCCATCGGGTGCTCAGCCGTTCCGGCAGCCCGCACCATTCCGGCCATCGCCTCGTGGCACCCGGCAGCCGCCGACGGGCTGCCGTGCATCAGGAACAGTCCGGCCAGCACGGCGCACAGCACGACCAGCCGGGCCGCTGCCCCACCGCCCATCCTCATGTACGCCTGCCCCTGTCCGTCCGGCTGTCGCCCCCGACCATACCCCCTACCCGTATTTCCAGGGCGGGGACACGCACGAGGAGCGGCCCGGAAGCCGTGCTCCCGGGCCGCTCCTCGTTGGAGGCTCCGCGTCAGGAGTGGTAGATCTCCTTGATCGCGGTGATCTTGCCGGAGGCGTCCACGGTGACGTCGTAGTTGCCGTACGAGGAGCAGACGAGGTTGGCCTTCTGCGCGTGGTTCAGGCAGTCGCCGATGTGCTGCGAGAGCTCGGTGAGCGAGACCGTCTTCGCGCTGCCCGAGGCGGGGGACAGCTGCGCCTTGACGGTGGACGCGAAGTGGTACGCCTTTGCGGCGCCGGTGGCCTCGTACTCGACGTCGTTCACGCCGCACCTGGGCTTGGTGTCCTTGGCGGACAGGGTGTCACCGCTCGGCTGCTTGACCGGAGAGATGATCTTGTGCCCGGCGGGCAGCTTCGGAGCGTCGCAGGACGGGTCCGCGCCGTCGCTCGCCGTCGGCTCGGCCGAGGACCCGTCCGGCGCCGGGTCCGTGGCCTCGGCCTTGCCGGAGTCGGTGACGGACGGCCGGGCCGCGGCAGTCGTGTTCGTGGGCGCGGCGTCCGACGAGCCGTCAGGCTCGCAGGCGGCGAGACCGAACATGGCCGCCGAGATGACAACGGCGGTGAGCAGACTGCGAGATGACATCGCGGTGGTTCCCCCTACTGATACGTGACCGATCATTGCTGACTGACGATCGGACAGGCTATCGACAATCGCCGACACCCTGTGCGCGGGGCCCGCCGAACATCCTCGGCGGGCCCCGTCCGTGCGTTCAGCAGCACCGGTCAACCCAGCTGGGCCAGGCCCTCGGTGGCGATGCGCTCGAAGACCGCGAAGTCGTTCTCGAAGATCGAGTCCGGAACGGGCCAGTGGATGACGAGCTCCGTGATGCCGAGCTCCCGGTACGTCCCCGCCCAGTCGACGAAGGCGTCCAGCGAGGCCAGCGGCTTCTCTGCGGTCGAGCCCTGCAGGAGCACCTTCTCCAGCTCGGCCACGTCCCGGCCCTGCGCCTCGCACGCGGTCCTGAGCTTGGCCAGCTGCGCCTCGATCACGGCGGGAGCCTGCTCCACCGGCACGTCGGCCGGGCCGCGCGGATCGCCGTACGTGACCCAGCCCTGCCCGTACTCGGCGGCCAGCCTCAGCCCGCGCGGGCCGGTGGCGGCGACGTAGAAGGGCACCCGCGGCCTCTGCACGCACCCGGGGATGTTCCGCGCCTCGACGGCCGAGTAGTAGCGGCCCTCCTCGGTGGTGGCGTCCTGGGTCAGCAGCTTGTCCAGCAGCGGCAGGAACTCGCCGAAGCGGTCCGCCCGCTCCTTCGGCGACCACGCCTCCTGCCCCATCGCCGTCGCGTCGAACCCGACCCCGCCGGCCCCGATCCCGACCGTCAGCCGCCCGCCCGAGATCTCGTCGACCGAGACCAGCTCCTTGGCCAGCGTGACCGGGTGCCTGAAGTTGGGCGAGGTGACGAGCGTCCCCAGCCGGATCCGCTCGGTCGCCGTCGCGGCGGCCGTCAGCGTGGGGATCGCCCCGAACCACGGCTCGTCCCGGAACGACCGCCACGACAGGTGGTCATAGGTGTACGCGGCATGGAACCCGAGTTCTTCGGCCCGCCGCCAGATCTTCTGACCCTCGCCCCACCGGTGGATGGGGAGGATCACGGTACTCAGACGCATACCTGAGACCCTACGGTGCCCGGAGAAGTCGACCGGGTACCAGCCGTCGAGCGGCGGGTTCCGAACCGTTGGGCACGAGGTCGAGGCACGGGGGAAACCGGTTGTCGGTGCTCGCACGGCTTCTTGTAGCCTGATGCCGCCATAGGGGCGATTGTCAGACTTTTAAGATCTGGGGGACCGGTGTACCACCGCCGTCTCGTTGCGACCGCTGTGGCTCTCGCCGCCGGGTTCGCCTTCCTGCCGGGCCAGGCGCACGCCGCCGACCCGGCCCCGAACGCCGTACCGAACGCCG encodes:
- a CDS encoding GAF domain-containing sensor histidine kinase; the encoded protein is METPPAESSPAERAERAGSSPDQAPHRVPEIASLGLDTLVTEVSERLQSAAAVTDRMQRLLEAVVSVGAGLDLHATLQRIATAAAELVDAKYAALGVISPQGHGLSDFIHVGVDDATAAAIGELPTGRGILGVLIDRPEPLRLADLAGDPRSSGFPPHHPPMKSFLGEPIRVRDEVFGNLYLTEKLNGNAFTPEDAQVVHALAAAAGVAIENSRLYEEGRRRERWIAGAAAVTTALLSTDEAQSALTVAAEQVQELADAALGMILLPTGDGQMRVAHASGEAAEFVTGELLPVTSFASRLIAGESVYIEDMSTDPTVGLRLARSFGASMAVPMIATGRVLGGLCVWRRRGAPPFTDAEKLLAETFASQSALALRLAEGQRDQQRLAVFQDRDRIARDLHDLVIQRLFATGMMLESAARRSVVPEVQAGIGKAVDELDATIQEVRTTIYALQHDDHGDEPDNLRTRVLREGSQAAAALGFKPSVTFMGPVESLVGEKTGRQLLAALREMLSNTARHARASRVGVEVDATVHLDADGHPVSGDPESLDRAGRPGVLLTVTDDGVGIPDGGRRSGLRNLTRRAETLGGDAWHEPGPHGKGTRVRWSARL
- a CDS encoding LLM class flavin-dependent oxidoreductase; the protein is MRLSTVILPIHRWGEGQKIWRRAEELGFHAAYTYDHLSWRSFRDEPWFGAIPTLTAAATATERIRLGTLVTSPNFRHPVTLAKELVSVDEISGGRLTVGIGAGGVGFDATAMGQEAWSPKERADRFGEFLPLLDKLLTQDATTEEGRYYSAVEARNIPGCVQRPRVPFYVAATGPRGLRLAAEYGQGWVTYGDPRGPADVPVEQAPAVIEAQLAKLRTACEAQGRDVAELEKVLLQGSTAEKPLASLDAFVDWAGTYRELGITELVIHWPVPDSIFENDFAVFERIATEGLAQLG
- a CDS encoding HAD family hydrolase, producing the protein MTTTTRRRPRLIATDLDGTLLCTGGTVSERTAAALAAAEAAGIQVVFVTGRPPRWMQQVSPHIGGHGVAICSNGGAIVDVRRGELLETFPLAVADTLTVITTLRAELPGTAFAFEHPRGWAREPGYELRMWGDDEEHAVAPAEELLADGRVDGLFKLLAKHPDLDPDEFLARARRVAGHLAEITRSAPVPLLEISSLGVTKASTLASWCREQGIDRSEVLAFGDMPNDLEMLAWAGSSYAVANAHPEVLAAVAQHTVSNEQDGVAAVVEELLLSTPQGSNS
- a CDS encoding tetratricopeptide repeat protein, with the translated sequence MHDPNTTGCGDERLEAEGEVAVARLAADSGDLRHAATHLAFAMATDPQLPEVHEALAELAVRAGGTEAALELFPLERPFIGEVVCRAHLQAAAGQWEEAVGLIAAAIRAEPDRPWAHAAWLTRGDLPELVSPRAAAEAVARAAGGLPEPLPQALREALLPFDAFIRAMVTRHPEQPLLLAMASGLARRLGDTGRAVRLAREAYGITPGHIAAVMLGNALRAAGRSDEALAVWQDELERDPSDAYLHVDVAELYAATGRPAEGLPWLERVLATEPDHPKAAPALLGLRHQIDGGTAQLLALADHLREHPEHEYAAQLLARFSDGRPWLDQVHAAQEASVHALHQMLASPKSGRDHEIHFAASTLEPPSSLLALRHGFPNSEIVYHSPAEPDPRVPLREVGTRIWRYEGFHPHPAVSAPSLAAAELIRETAEVVWPCIPAAYDRAVRLAGLGLDDLVGVLAHPPLPREDEQGRWLLERRPELWVRSVQAFACLGILHHRTDQPWAGSARREVLVDLLFGSEDWVSEAAGFALVTAAWVDPAVREDVGHLVGERLLAGAQAYRSREVTILSSLCSLMLACPWTDEAALGLASELLAAIDRDHAEPDEEGERISTEMVGRARAAGEASRAGKRSSLLGRIFGLRGRRGERGREG